AAGAAGCGGATACAGAGGCTCTATGAAACTCAAGAATGGATACTCCACAAACGTTTTCGTACTTTTCTTCACCATCATCCTTTGGGGCTGCACCTTTGGCTTTGCAGCCGTGGAAAAGCAACCGGCAAAGGGCAACAGCGCAGAGTCAGCGTCCTTTCTACAACAACCGGATTCGGGAAAGCCGACTTCCGCTTTCTGGAGATCGAACATCTGGGAGTCCCTTCCCATAGAGTGCCTGCAGAATTCCAGGCAGGGCACAGTTCTGGAAGCCTATCAGCAAAACGAGTGGAAGCCCTTTTTCATCAATTCCCGTTTTGAACCCACAGAGGACGCAAGACTCCTTATGCAAAGGCTGGGAAGGGTTCAGGAAGACGATATCAATCCGAGACCTTACCAACTGGAGACCATCCAGAATCAACTGCAGCGTCTCGACTCTTTAAGGCTCTCCCTCAAGACCGCCGATCCCAACTACCACGATTCCCTTGTAGATTTTTCAGGTTCTCCTTCCCGCACGGAAACACCTTCCTCCCCTTCTCCCCCCTCCAGCCCACGCTACGCCATGAACACGAGTGCAGATACCGTTTCAGATTCCACGCCGGGCAGGAACAATGAAGACAAGTACAGGGAGGCTTTCAAGGCGGCCAGTGAACTGGACATCCGCCTGGCGCAGAACCTGGTGCGGTTTGCACAGGAGATGGACCCCTTTTCCAGGGACGATCAAATCAAAGCGTTGACCGGGGAAATACCCATGGCCACGTTCCTGAAATCCCTTGAACCCACTTCTCCCCACTACAAACCCCTTCTGAGCGCTTTGCAGAAATACAGAAAACTGGCCCAAACGCCTCAGGTCTCCACGAGTGCGCCACTCCGTCCAGGCGATAGCGGGGCGCAGGTCCGTAATCTTCAGAAACGGCTTCAGCAGGAAGACTTCTACAAGGGAAAAATCAGCGGGGTTTTCGACTCGGAAACTCAAGAAGCGTTGAAGCAGTTCCAGCGTTATCACTCCTTGACGGCCGATGGAACTGTCGGGCAGGGGACAAAAGATTTGCTCAATATTCCCTTTTCCGAAAAGGCCGAAATGGTCTCCGAGGCAGTAAGGCTGCTACGGCAGAGTCCGGCACGCCGTTACGACCGATACGTGAGGATCAACATCCCCCAATACATTCTAGAGTATTACAAGGATGGGAAGGTACGGGAGGTTCACAGGGTTATCGTTGGAAAGTCTTCGGGCAAGAAGGTCAAACTCCAGGGGCGCTGGGTCGGGGAAAACCAGACTCCCACACTGGCCAGCCAGATCGAACGGGTCATCATCAATCCCCGGTGGTACGTAACCGAGCGCATTCGAAAAGAGCTGGCCGAGTCTATCTCAGACCCCGGCTACTTTGCGCGGAATGGATACGTGCAGCTGCCCTCAACATACCCATCGGGCCACCCTCGCATCTATCAGCGTCCCGGGCCGAAAAATCCCCTCGGACAAGTGAAATTTGAATTTCCCAACGCCTATGCGGTCTTTCTGCACGACACTCCAAAAAAACAACTGTTTCAGAACTCCAGGCGCGATTTTTCACACGGCTGTGTTCGCGTGGAAAAGGCTCAGGAACTGGCCGCGACCTTGCTGGCAGATGACCAAAACCCGGCCGCGGACAGAATAGATTCCTACCTGGCCAGCGATAAACCGGCACACATCAAACTCTCCGAATCTGTGCCGATCATCATCGAATATCAACCCGTTTCTACCAATGGAAAGGGACAGCTCATTTTTTACGGAGACCCTTATGGGCTCATGAAAGAGAACACCGACATAAAAACGGCTAAAGCATCCTAAGGCGGTCGAGCGGCAATCCTTCCCCAATACTCTTCCTGTAACCGGAAAACCCTCAAGAAAAGCAGGGTATGCCGGTTACGGGGAGCCTTCCTCCGCATGAACATTCCCAAGATATCGAGAGGCTCCCGACGATTGTGTGAATACGACCACATATCAAGCGTTGCATAAGAGCCTATCCAAAAACCTACCTCGGCAGCGGACACCCCCCTTTAATTCCCCCCTCAAGGGGATTGGCGTCAGGTTAAGAATGTTTTCCTTCCATTCTGAAGACTTACATTTAAATGTGTCCATCAGTTAAATGAGGTCTTCAGAAGGAGGAAAAACAAATGAAGGACAGCCAATTGATTCCTGTTGAAAACATGGACATTAAACTCGATGACGCAACTCTTTTGCTCAAAGCCAAAGAAACTGGCTTCATGAAGCGCATCAGAAAGTTTAATCCATTCGATTTCATAAAGGCTCTCTGCCTTATGACTCTCTACAGCACAGTCAGTCTTGAAGTATTTGCCACAATTCTGGGGTTTGTTGCAGGCTCTTGCATCTCAAAGCAATCCCTCTGGGAGAGGATAACCCCCAAATGTGTTGCTTTTGTGCGCTCAGTGCTCATGTCACTCATGTTTAGAGCATCCAGCCTGGAACCTCTCACAGCCAAAGGGGCATTCAGTCGTTTCAAGAGGGTTCTCCTCCAGGACAGCACTACCATTAACCTGCCCGAGAGTCTGGTTCGTTTCTTCCCCGGCTCAGGTAATCAGACGGGAAAGGTGCAAGCAATCATGAAAATTCAAGTCATCCATGATTTGCTCTCGCAGACTTGCCTTCATTTTGGGTTAAGTGGTTTTAGAAGAAACGATCAGAAAGCCTCTGCCGATATTCTTAACTTTGCCAGGCCAGGGGATCTTGTCATCCGAGATCTTGGCTATTTCGTTCTCAACATATTTAGATTATTTACCCGTCAAGGAATCTACTTCCTTACTCCCTATCAGCATAATGTTAATTATTATACAGAAGATGGAGAAAGACTCGATCTCCTTAAACTTCTCAAAAAACATCCTATTGTGGATACCATGATTGTAGCAGGAGCTACGGAGAGACTGCCGGTTAGACTCGTAGCCTCCCCTGTGCCTGCAAACATTGCCCAGATAAGGCGAAGAAAGCTCCTCAAGAAGGACAGAAGGTCCAATCCTACGAAAGAGCAACTCGAACTCCTTGGATGGGATATATTCCTCAGCAATGTTGGGGAGGATATCTGGGATAGCCTGACTGCATGCAGAATCTATGGCATCCGTTGGAGAATAGAGATTCTCTTTAAAGCATGGAAGAGTCACTTCCACCTCAACTCTTTGCCCCAGAAGGGGAGCAAGAGCTATATCGAGCTTCTTGTCTACTCAAGGCTTGTCTTCATCACTCTCTTTCAGTCTTTCTTTGCAGAATTCAGCGCATATGCTTATGCCACTGAGGGCAAACATCTCAGTCTTTTGAAATTTGCTCAGTTTATCCAAGAACATATCTGGGCTCTTATCCTTTTATTCCACTCATCTCAGATGCCAAATCTTTTCCTTGAACAGCTACTCAGGCATTGTGCCTATGAATCACGTCATGAAAGGAAAAACTACCATGAAAAACTCTCTAATTTCTTAACCTGACGCCAATCCCCTCAAGGGGGGACCAAGGGGGGTGTCGCAAAGTTCACAGGTGGTTTCTGGATAGGTTCTAAGTACGACATATGCATATGAACTGAAACACACCGGGGAAATCGGATTCTTAAAGGTCGCAATTCCGGAGAGGAAAATTTTAATTTTTTTTTAAGACCCGGATAGAGAGAAGAAAGGGGGGGAATCGCTTGCACCCACCTCTTTGTCGCCCCTTCTTTAATAAAAACATAACATTTGGATATTTTAAATATTATATATCCCAAAAACTTTATTTCAAGACTTCAATCCGCCTCATCGCAACCCGTTTTCCTCATGCGCTGTAATAGCGAAAAAACCTCATCTGCCCCAAAATGGCCAGGAAAAACAGTTTGACAGAACAACCTTTTTTAGATAGTGAAAATAATCCCGAGAAATCCATCAAACTTTATCGGCCAATAATTGAATACAACGCAATCGCATATAAAATCAGGAGGGGAATTATGGCGAAGGCGGAATCCTGCCTAAAGTTAGGACTCACAACGTTTGCACTGGTATTCCTTCCCATTTTACTTTGTTTTTCCAACAAACCTGCCCAAGCGCTCACTGCTTCAGTCGGCCAACCCTACCACGGGCGCCTTGTAGAGGGCATCCCGTTCCCCCGCCAGTTTCAGGGTTATCAGTTGCGCAATGAGGACCACACCTACACGACCCCGGAATTGATCGGGGCGCTCCTGGACGCCATAGAGGGGGTGCAGGACAAATATCCCAATACCTGCGACCTGTATGTGGGAGATTTCTCCAAGCCGGGAGGAGGATGGATGAACGGGCATCGGTCTCACCAGAATGGGCGGGACGTGGACTTGGGAATGTACGTGAAAGGGAACCGCCCTTTGAATACGTTCATTAACATGAACGAGGAAAATCTCGATGCCCCCAAAACCTGGTGCCTGATCGAAAACCTTCTCCGGTCGCAGCGCGTGCAGTACATCTTTCTCGACAAGAAAGTTCAGAATGTCTTGTATGACTATGCTCTCGGCGAAGGTGTGGATCCGGTCTATCTCGAACGCCTTTTCGGAAACGTGAAGGGGGCGATCATCCAGCATGTCCGCAACCATCAGGACCACATGCACGTGAGGTTTTATGCCCCCTGGTCGACCATGGCAGCTCATTTGGACGAAGGGGATTCGCAAAAGAGAACAGCCGTGGAGATGGCCCAGCAGGCCTACCTTCCCAAGAAAGTCAATTACTATGTCAAGGGGACCGAACGCAACCTGGATATGCTTGCTCGAAGCTTCGGCGTGAGTCGAAGAGACCTTTGCCGCTGGAACCAGATTCACGGCAATGAAATCCTGTCGCCGGGGTCCTGCCTTGTTTTCTATAAACGCGGCTTTGAAATGGAACCCGTAAACCTGGCTCAGTCGCTCCGCCCCGATTCGGTTCCTGAAACTCAAGTCGTCCGATTCGCATCCCTTCGTCCCACCAGGACTTTATCGGATGCTCCCGTTTCCATCCGCAGTTCCGTTACCCGGGAAAGAAAATACTCAGAACCGGTGGCCGCTTCATACACGGCTCAAAGGGATGACACCCTGGAAAGAACAGCGAAAAGCAACACTAGGGAAAGAAAATCTTCGGCACCGGTGACCACTCTATATACGGTGCAAAAGGGGGATACTCTGGAAGGAATAGCGAAAAGCAGCGGCATGGACGTCAAAGCCCTCTTGGCGCTCAACGGACTGAAAAAAAGGACGGCGCTGAAAAAGGGCGATAAGCTCACGCTGCTCGCCAGCATTGACACTGCTTCCACTTCGGACGCATCCCCATCCGCTTCCTCCTCCGGCAATAAGGCTTCAAGCGATTCAGGCAGTTCGGCCTATGTCGCGAAAAAGGGTGAAACACTGGCAAGGATCGCCAAGGCGAATGGAGTGAGCCTCGATACTTTGTGCAAGATCAATAATATAAAGCAAAACACCTCCTTGAAGCCCGGTCAGAAAATCCTGCTCGCCAAAGTGGACACTTCACCCAAAACCTCGTTAAGTGATGCAACGGCTGGCATTTCATCATCCCGGTCAAAGGATTCCTCTTCACAAAAATCCCCGACCAAGGCATCTTTATCCTCCAAGCCATCCAAATCCGCATCGAAGGTGGCAGATCCTCCTGCTACTAAATCCGCAAAAGAATCCAAAGCGCTTAAAGAATCTTCCAAGGCGACGCCCAATGCTTCTTCGGCATCCAAATCAAAAAAGGATTCTGATTCTTCAGTGCTGAAAACATCTGCAAATAAGCCTGCTGCGGCCAAACCGGCTGTCAGCAAGGGTTCGAGCGACAAATCAAAACCCACAGAGAAGGTGGCCAAAGGCACCCAGCCATCCTCCAAAAAACGAGTCAACTGATTTCCCCATGGTTTGAGCAATCCTTCCAAGGACAGAACAGAGGGGCTGCATTCGACACATTCGTTTTTTTGGATTTTTGATCATTTTTCACCAAATTGTCACTTTTCTTCTCCGATCAATTTTGTTATGAAACCAAGCTACAGACGGGCACGGTTTTAAGTGCCCGTTTTTCTTTTTTTCAACTTTTGTTTTTGAATCTTTGAATTGATTTTACTGAATAAAAATTAGAGTATTGAAAGGAGCATTCAGCGGGTTATTATGTCTACCGACCTCACAAAACTTCGGAATATCGGCATCAGTGCACATATCGATTCTGGGAAGACCACTCTCACAGAACGTATCCTGTATTACACCCAGCGTATCCATGCAATCCACGACGTTAAGGGAAAAGACGGCGTGGGAGCGACCATGGACTTCATGGAACTGGAAAAGGAAAGAGGTATTACAATCCAGTCCGCCGCCACTTACTGTAACTGGAAGGATACGTCGATCAACATCATCGACACGCCGGGGCACGTGGATTTTACCATTGAAGTCGAACGGGCTTTACGTGTTCTGGATGGAGCTATCCTGGTGCTTTGCTCCGTAGGTGGCGTCCAGTCCCAGTCTGTAACCGTTGACCGGCAGATGGTGCGCTATAAGGTCCCCCGACTGGCATTCATCAACAAGTGCGACCGGACAGGTGCAGATCCCTTTCGGGTTGTACGGCAACTCAAAGAAAAACTGAATCACAATGCCGTACTTTTGCAGATTCCATTTGGACTGGAATCCGACCACCAGGGCGTCGTGGACCTGATCAAAATGAAAGCTATTGTCTTTGAAGGAGAAAGCGGGGACGAAGTCATAGAACGTGAGATTCCTGCAGAACTCCTGGATATGGCGAAGGAAAAACGGGAAGAGATGCTGGACTCCATTTCTCTGTTTTCCGATGACCTCACCGAAGCCATTCTGGAAGATCAGGTCACGGAAGAACTAATCCATGAGGCCATCCGCACGGGAACGCTCTCTCTCCAATTGACCCCGGTCCTCCTGGGGTCCGCTTACAAGAACAAGGGGGTTCAGCTCCTTTTGGACGCCGTGGAACGCTACCTTCCGTCTCCGCTCGACATCACCAACGAAGCCCTGGACCTGGATAAAGACGAGACGCCGGTCACCCTCGGCTATGAAGAAAAACTTCCCCTGGTCATGCTCGCTTTCAAACTGGAAGTCAGCCGCTACGGTCAGCTCACCTATGTGCGCATCTACCAGGGTTCTCTCCAGAAGGGTGATACCATCACCAACATGCGCACCGGCAAGCGATCAAAAGTGGGCCGCCTGATCCGTATGCACGCCGACCAGATGGAAGACATCGAAAAAGCGGTATCGGGCGATATCGTGGCGCTTTTCGGCATCGACTGCGCTTCAGGCGACACGTTCACCAACGGCGAAGTGCGTTATGCCATGACATCCATCCATGTGCCGGCTCCCGTTATATCGCTTGCCGTCAAACCCAAAGACAAAAAAGCCGAGATGAACATGAGCAAGGCTCTGACACGGTTCACCAAGGAAGATCCGACGTTCAAAACATATCTCGATGAAGAAACCAACGAAACCATCATCTGCGGGATGGGTGAATTGCATCTCGATGTTTATGTAGAACGCATGCGTCGGGAATATGGCGCGGAGGTCGAAACGGGTATGCCCAAGGTGGCCTACCGTGAAACCGTTACGCGCAAGGCGGACTTCAACTATACGCACAAAAAGCAGACGGGAGGTTCAGGACAGTTTGGACGCGTGGCCGGTTTCCTGGAACCCTATGCTGATGGCGAATATAATTTTGTGAACCAGATATCCGGAGGTGCGATTCCTACCGAATTTATCCCGTCATGCGACAAAGGCTTCCAGGCCTGTTTGAATAAGGGGACCCTGGCAGGCTTTCCCATTGTCGGCGTCCAGGTGACCATCAATGACGGTGCAGCCCATTCGGTCGATTCTTCGGACATGGCTTTTCAACAGGCAGCCATCGGCGCTTTTCGGGAAGCTTTCCCCAAAGCCGGCCCCATCATACTGGAACCCGTGATGCGGGTCGTCGTGGAAACTCCTTCGGAATTTCAGGGGACAGTGCTGGGAACATTGAATCAGCGGCGCGGCATGATCATCAGCACATCGGAAGATGGAGCTTTTTCAACCATAGAATCTGAAGTGCCCCTGGCCGAAATGTTCGGCTATTCCACAGTACTTCGTTCCTCCACACAGGGCAAAGCCGAATTCACCATGGAATTCTCCCGCTACAACCCCGTTCCCAAAAATGTGGCGGAAGAAGTCATCAAGAAGCAAAAAGAAGAGCAGAAAACGGAGAAGAAATAGAGAGAAGCGCAAAGAATTTCCTTTGCGTTGTAATGTCTTGGTGTATGATGCGATATAAATAAAATGGGTTGTGAAATAACTCCGTCACATCGATGAAGAATAATTTAAGCAACCTAAGGAGACTATTTTGATGGATATTCAAAAGCCGACGGGTGCCGGCGGCATGAAAATGATTCAGAAGATACTTGGCAAACCGCTTGAGCCCGGGAAACTGGGTGTCCTGATGGCGCGGGCCGGGGTGGGTAAGACTGCCTGCCTGACCCATATTGCCCTGGAATACCTTCTCGGCGGATCATCGGTGCTTCATGTGTGCATTGACGAAATTCCGGAAAAAATCAAGGTATGGTACAAGGAGCTGTTAAAGAACAGTCTTTCTTCTCAATCGAGCGAATCTTTTGCAGAAATAGCTCACAGCACGGAGCGCAACCGCTTTATCCTTGCTTATCTTCATCACACTTTCAATCCTGAAAAGCTGGAGCAGAGCCTGCAGAACCTCAAAGAGCAAGCCGGTTTTCACCCAGACCTGGTGATCCTGGACGGTCTGGATTTCGATAGAGTGCAACGATCCACTCTTGAAATGCTCCAGAATTTTGCCCAAAAACATAATGTCCCGATCTGGATGTCCGCGCGCACCCATCGCCACATTTCAATGACCAACGATAAGGGGATTCCCTATCCCTGCGATAAAAACGATGACCTCTTCGAATCCATCCTGCTGCTGGAGCCCCTGACCGAGACCATTCAAATAAAGGTTCTCAAGCACGGTGCACAATACAGCCCCTCATCGCCCGAAGTATTTCTCAACTCTCAGACATACCTGTTGCAGCAAGGCTAGCCATTGAAGCCAATGAGGGATTTTTCAGAGGAAAGTTTGAATGGACAACGATTTAATCACCGGGCTCACTCGTCAGGTCAAGGATGAAGTCGTTGAAAATTACCTGACGGAACGTCGCATTGTCGGACTTCAGATAGAGGAGATCGAACAGATGGCCGGCGAGATGCGTTTGCGTGCGGAAAGGGCGGGCAGGAGACTGAGCCGGCTCTCTTTCCTGATGGTCCACGGTGAAATGAGGGAAAGACTTTCGAGAATGCTGCGCATCCAGGAAAATTCCTTCTGGAGCGAATGCATGAAAAGGGAGTTTTCCAAAGGGGTCCGTTTCATTCGCGTCAAGGCGCTGACGGACAAGGGAAAATTCAAGAAGCTCGTCCAGGAATCCTATTGCCGTCTTTATAGACGGATGGAAAAATACCGGGCTGCCTACGAGGAGTTGGTAGCCGAATGCGAGGCGGTAAATATCAATATCAGGGCATTTCAAAAAAACTTCGATGTACTGACGCTCCTGGCATTCTTGAGAAGCCTGGACACACAGGAATTGGAAAGAAAACACTTTCTTGGAGAAAACTTCACGCCCGAAGAACTCGGTTCCCTGGACCAGAAGCTCTACATAAAGCCCATCGCATTCGAGAGCCTGGAGGTGCCTCCACCCCTGGAAC
This region of Desulforhabdus amnigena genomic DNA includes:
- a CDS encoding L,D-transpeptidase family protein, producing the protein MKLKNGYSTNVFVLFFTIILWGCTFGFAAVEKQPAKGNSAESASFLQQPDSGKPTSAFWRSNIWESLPIECLQNSRQGTVLEAYQQNEWKPFFINSRFEPTEDARLLMQRLGRVQEDDINPRPYQLETIQNQLQRLDSLRLSLKTADPNYHDSLVDFSGSPSRTETPSSPSPPSSPRYAMNTSADTVSDSTPGRNNEDKYREAFKAASELDIRLAQNLVRFAQEMDPFSRDDQIKALTGEIPMATFLKSLEPTSPHYKPLLSALQKYRKLAQTPQVSTSAPLRPGDSGAQVRNLQKRLQQEDFYKGKISGVFDSETQEALKQFQRYHSLTADGTVGQGTKDLLNIPFSEKAEMVSEAVRLLRQSPARRYDRYVRINIPQYILEYYKDGKVREVHRVIVGKSSGKKVKLQGRWVGENQTPTLASQIERVIINPRWYVTERIRKELAESISDPGYFARNGYVQLPSTYPSGHPRIYQRPGPKNPLGQVKFEFPNAYAVFLHDTPKKQLFQNSRRDFSHGCVRVEKAQELAATLLADDQNPAADRIDSYLASDKPAHIKLSESVPIIIEYQPVSTNGKGQLIFYGDPYGLMKENTDIKTAKAS
- the fusA gene encoding elongation factor G → MSTDLTKLRNIGISAHIDSGKTTLTERILYYTQRIHAIHDVKGKDGVGATMDFMELEKERGITIQSAATYCNWKDTSINIIDTPGHVDFTIEVERALRVLDGAILVLCSVGGVQSQSVTVDRQMVRYKVPRLAFINKCDRTGADPFRVVRQLKEKLNHNAVLLQIPFGLESDHQGVVDLIKMKAIVFEGESGDEVIEREIPAELLDMAKEKREEMLDSISLFSDDLTEAILEDQVTEELIHEAIRTGTLSLQLTPVLLGSAYKNKGVQLLLDAVERYLPSPLDITNEALDLDKDETPVTLGYEEKLPLVMLAFKLEVSRYGQLTYVRIYQGSLQKGDTITNMRTGKRSKVGRLIRMHADQMEDIEKAVSGDIVALFGIDCASGDTFTNGEVRYAMTSIHVPAPVISLAVKPKDKKAEMNMSKALTRFTKEDPTFKTYLDEETNETIICGMGELHLDVYVERMRREYGAEVETGMPKVAYRETVTRKADFNYTHKKQTGGSGQFGRVAGFLEPYADGEYNFVNQISGGAIPTEFIPSCDKGFQACLNKGTLAGFPIVGVQVTINDGAAHSVDSSDMAFQQAAIGAFREAFPKAGPIILEPVMRVVVETPSEFQGTVLGTLNQRRGMIISTSEDGAFSTIESEVPLAEMFGYSTVLRSSTQGKAEFTMEFSRYNPVPKNVAEEVIKKQKEEQKTEKK
- a CDS encoding IS4 family transposase, which gives rise to MIPVENMDIKLDDATLLLKAKETGFMKRIRKFNPFDFIKALCLMTLYSTVSLEVFATILGFVAGSCISKQSLWERITPKCVAFVRSVLMSLMFRASSLEPLTAKGAFSRFKRVLLQDSTTINLPESLVRFFPGSGNQTGKVQAIMKIQVIHDLLSQTCLHFGLSGFRRNDQKASADILNFARPGDLVIRDLGYFVLNIFRLFTRQGIYFLTPYQHNVNYYTEDGERLDLLKLLKKHPIVDTMIVAGATERLPVRLVASPVPANIAQIRRRKLLKKDRRSNPTKEQLELLGWDIFLSNVGEDIWDSLTACRIYGIRWRIEILFKAWKSHFHLNSLPQKGSKSYIELLVYSRLVFITLFQSFFAEFSAYAYATEGKHLSLLKFAQFIQEHIWALILLFHSSQMPNLFLEQLLRHCAYESRHERKNYHEKLSNFLT
- a CDS encoding penicillin-insensitive murein endopeptidase; this translates as MAKAESCLKLGLTTFALVFLPILLCFSNKPAQALTASVGQPYHGRLVEGIPFPRQFQGYQLRNEDHTYTTPELIGALLDAIEGVQDKYPNTCDLYVGDFSKPGGGWMNGHRSHQNGRDVDLGMYVKGNRPLNTFINMNEENLDAPKTWCLIENLLRSQRVQYIFLDKKVQNVLYDYALGEGVDPVYLERLFGNVKGAIIQHVRNHQDHMHVRFYAPWSTMAAHLDEGDSQKRTAVEMAQQAYLPKKVNYYVKGTERNLDMLARSFGVSRRDLCRWNQIHGNEILSPGSCLVFYKRGFEMEPVNLAQSLRPDSVPETQVVRFASLRPTRTLSDAPVSIRSSVTRERKYSEPVAASYTAQRDDTLERTAKSNTRERKSSAPVTTLYTVQKGDTLEGIAKSSGMDVKALLALNGLKKRTALKKGDKLTLLASIDTASTSDASPSASSSGNKASSDSGSSAYVAKKGETLARIAKANGVSLDTLCKINNIKQNTSLKPGQKILLAKVDTSPKTSLSDATAGISSSRSKDSSSQKSPTKASLSSKPSKSASKVADPPATKSAKESKALKESSKATPNASSASKSKKDSDSSVLKTSANKPAAAKPAVSKGSSDKSKPTEKVAKGTQPSSKKRVN
- a CDS encoding AAA family ATPase — encoded protein: MDIQKPTGAGGMKMIQKILGKPLEPGKLGVLMARAGVGKTACLTHIALEYLLGGSSVLHVCIDEIPEKIKVWYKELLKNSLSSQSSESFAEIAHSTERNRFILAYLHHTFNPEKLEQSLQNLKEQAGFHPDLVILDGLDFDRVQRSTLEMLQNFAQKHNVPIWMSARTHRHISMTNDKGIPYPCDKNDDLFESILLLEPLTETIQIKVLKHGAQYSPSSPEVFLNSQTYLLQQG